TGCTGGGTGGCGGTTTGACCGTTATTGGCGGTTTTCAGACTTTGCACCGTTCCCTTTCCCGGTTACTATCGGTTCCTGGACAGCGCTCGGGCTTAGGTTTTCAATGCGGGTCTTTCATCAGGCTGGCATGTCTGGCCGGGGCTATTTTTGTGTTGATCGGCCCGCTCAAGGCTCACCCCCTGGCACTGAGTATCGGCCTTTCGGTGGTGGTTGCCAATCTGCTATGGACGACGTTGCTTTTGGGCCTGGCATGACAACAAGAGAG
This DNA window, taken from Syntrophotalea carbinolica DSM 2380, encodes the following:
- a CDS encoding ATP synthase subunit I, whose protein sequence is MTTGSDTIIRDLSRRNWLILGAMVLGSLLWQSRAVTVGVLGGGLTVIGGFQTLHRSLSRLLSVPGQRSGLGFQCGSFIRLACLAGAIFVLIGPLKAHPLALSIGLSVVVANLLWTTLLLGLA